In one window of Rhodanobacter sp. FDAARGOS 1247 DNA:
- a CDS encoding M48 family metallopeptidase, with protein sequence MAQHLEGDWLELATVGGSLIRVLKSAHPRARRLRLTITPQGARVTYPVGTHPAQVNAFLRNHAEWLEQKLDELNLIVEPLPPLRVGYPCNFPLRGETAALDWAEGPYPRIEAHGDGLTLVIPRPHTRALPIARGLLASHLESLIRRDVSRWLAAYVPLLGLAPTSLRIRPMKSLWGSLDTRDRINLDLALALAPPAALRYVLVHELCHLKVRNHSPRFWAQVENLLPGWREQRDWLRQHGAILKAELDRLVDDVAD encoded by the coding sequence ATGGCGCAGCATCTGGAAGGCGACTGGCTGGAACTGGCCACGGTGGGCGGCAGCCTGATCCGGGTGCTGAAGTCCGCCCATCCGCGTGCGCGCCGCCTGCGACTGACCATCACGCCGCAGGGCGCGCGGGTGACCTATCCGGTCGGCACCCATCCGGCCCAGGTCAACGCCTTCCTGCGCAACCATGCCGAGTGGCTGGAACAGAAGCTCGATGAGCTGAACCTGATCGTCGAGCCGTTGCCGCCGCTGCGGGTGGGCTATCCCTGCAACTTCCCGCTGCGCGGCGAGACGGCCGCGCTGGACTGGGCGGAAGGTCCGTATCCGCGGATCGAGGCGCATGGCGACGGGCTCACCCTGGTGATCCCGCGCCCGCACACCCGCGCGCTGCCGATCGCCCGTGGCCTGCTGGCCTCGCACCTGGAATCGCTGATCCGCCGCGATGTCTCGCGCTGGCTGGCCGCGTACGTGCCGCTGCTGGGGCTGGCGCCCACGTCGCTGCGCATCCGTCCGATGAAAAGCCTGTGGGGCAGCCTGGATACGCGCGACCGCATCAACCTCGACCTGGCGCTGGCGCTGGCGCCGCCGGCGGCGCTGCGCTACGTGCTGGTGCACGAGCTGTGTCACCTGAAGGTGCGCAACCACTCGCCGCGGTTCTGGGCCCAGGTGGAAAACCTGCTGCCCGGCTGGCGCGAGCAGCGTGACTGGCTGCGCCAGCACGGCGCCATCCTCAAGGCCGAACTCGACCGGCTGGTCGACGACGTGGCCGACTGA
- a CDS encoding isoprenylcysteine carboxylmethyltransferase family protein: MPFPTQSVLNALWILFVAYWIWSARKVKDTRRTEPAGSRFLKYWLPLLLAALLLEPGRLYGGSVLAARFVPAAGWVVALGTLMTAAGLLFACWARHVLGNNWSAVVQVKQDHELIESGPYGLARHPIYTGLLLAFLGTAVALGEWRGLLAFAIVAVSFWYKLRLEERWMREQFGAAYTDYMRRVKALVPGIF, from the coding sequence ATGCCATTCCCGACCCAGAGCGTGCTCAATGCGTTGTGGATTCTCTTCGTGGCGTACTGGATCTGGAGCGCACGCAAGGTCAAGGACACCCGTCGCACGGAGCCGGCCGGGTCACGCTTCCTCAAATACTGGCTGCCGCTGCTGCTGGCGGCGCTGCTGCTGGAGCCGGGCCGCCTGTACGGGGGCAGCGTGCTGGCGGCCCGCTTCGTGCCCGCGGCCGGCTGGGTCGTGGCGCTGGGTACGCTGATGACCGCGGCGGGACTGCTGTTTGCCTGCTGGGCGCGCCACGTGCTGGGCAACAACTGGAGCGCCGTGGTGCAGGTCAAGCAGGACCACGAGCTGATCGAAAGCGGCCCTTACGGGCTGGCGCGCCATCCGATCTACACCGGCCTGCTGCTGGCCTTCCTGGGCACGGCAGTGGCGCTGGGCGAATGGCGTGGCCTGCTCGCGTTCGCCATCGTGGCGGTGTCGTTCTGGTACAAGCTGCGCCTGGAGGAACGCTGGATGCGCGAGCAGTTCGGCGCGGCCTACACCGACTACATGCGGCGGGTGAAGGCGCTGGTCCCCGGCATTTTCTGA
- a CDS encoding sterol desaturase family protein: MNQSLWRTGVDAIVRMSSTRTNYWAEVAIDSALCLLLLVLGWQQHDGGALTALLALGLGLFAFSFIEYLFHRWLFHTRIPLFTQGHDLHHARPLGYDSLPFFLPPVVLLLLAGVFVAIMPTGFALLLASSITFGYILYGLSHFIIHHVRFKQPLLRRWAGAHHVHHYHPDTNFGVTSSLWDVLLGTKYVRQPRKG, from the coding sequence ATGAACCAAAGCCTCTGGCGCACCGGCGTGGATGCCATCGTGCGAATGTCCTCGACCCGGACCAACTACTGGGCCGAGGTGGCGATCGACAGCGCGTTGTGCCTGCTGCTGCTGGTACTCGGCTGGCAACAGCACGACGGCGGCGCGCTCACCGCGCTGCTGGCGCTGGGGCTGGGCCTGTTCGCCTTCAGCTTCATCGAATACCTCTTTCATCGCTGGCTGTTCCACACGCGCATCCCGCTGTTCACCCAGGGCCACGACCTGCACCATGCCCGGCCGCTGGGCTACGACTCGCTGCCGTTCTTCCTGCCGCCGGTGGTGTTGCTGCTCCTCGCCGGCGTGTTCGTGGCGATCATGCCGACCGGCTTCGCCCTGCTGCTGGCCAGTTCGATCACCTTCGGCTACATCCTGTACGGCCTCAGCCACTTCATCATCCACCACGTGCGCTTCAAGCAGCCGCTGCTGCGCCGCTGGGCCGGGGCACACCACGTGCACCACTACCATCCCGACACCAATTTCGGGGTGACCTCGTCGCTGTGGGACGTGCTGCTGGGCACCAAGTACGTGCGCCAGCCCAGGAAGGGCTGA
- a CDS encoding alpha/beta fold hydrolase — protein sequence MLLRRLKFLAWLVALLVIVLGGSYLFAPQWLLQANIKREAMAAHLETHSVQAGDTRWVYDEGGEGPTIVLLHGFAADRSVWLKMAKELTPHFHLIIPDLPGWGDSSRDSAASYTVEAQAARLDSFVGTLGLQRFVLVGHSMGGAIAAVYASEHPEHVASLALVDAFGLKGKQNAFDREALAGRNPFVYDDRAGFERATSLAFEQPLDLPGRFVDVMVKRNQRDRAFIERNFNTLRDPSEYLSVQNRLGQLGMPVLGLWCHDDRVVDISALDSLRNGLSASSAISSSTINGCNHMPMLEKPGQTAQILTGFALSH from the coding sequence ATGCTGCTGCGCCGGCTGAAATTCCTGGCGTGGCTGGTCGCGTTGCTGGTGATCGTGCTGGGCGGCAGCTACCTGTTCGCGCCGCAATGGCTGCTGCAGGCGAACATCAAGCGCGAGGCGATGGCCGCGCACCTGGAGACGCATTCGGTGCAGGCGGGCGATACGCGCTGGGTCTACGACGAAGGCGGCGAGGGTCCCACCATCGTGCTGCTGCACGGTTTTGCCGCGGATCGCAGCGTGTGGCTGAAGATGGCCAAGGAGCTCACGCCGCACTTCCACCTGATCATCCCCGACCTGCCCGGCTGGGGCGATTCCTCGCGCGACAGCGCCGCCAGCTACACCGTCGAGGCGCAGGCGGCGCGGCTGGACAGTTTCGTCGGCACGCTGGGCCTCCAGCGTTTCGTGCTGGTCGGCCACTCGATGGGCGGCGCGATCGCCGCGGTATACGCCAGCGAACATCCGGAACACGTCGCCAGCCTGGCGCTGGTCGACGCGTTCGGGCTGAAGGGCAAGCAGAATGCGTTCGACCGCGAGGCACTAGCCGGCAGGAACCCGTTCGTCTACGACGATCGCGCCGGCTTCGAGCGCGCCACCTCGCTGGCGTTCGAGCAGCCGCTCGACCTGCCGGGGCGCTTCGTCGACGTCATGGTCAAGCGCAACCAGCGCGACCGGGCGTTCATCGAACGCAACTTCAATACGCTGCGCGATCCGTCGGAATATCTTTCCGTGCAGAACCGGCTGGGCCAGCTGGGCATGCCGGTGCTGGGCTTGTGGTGCCACGACGACCGCGTCGTCGACATCTCCGCGCTGGACAGCCTGCGCAACGGCCTGAGTGCCTCCAGCGCGATCAGCAGCAGCACCATCAACGGGTGCAACCACATGCCGATGCTGGAAAAGCCCGGGCAGACCGCGCAGATCCTCACCGGCTTCGCCCTGTCGCACTGA
- a CDS encoding M1 family metallopeptidase has product MRLLPAFAFGALILPLAAYANDPNSYAQPDQVRVTHLDLDLTIDFPHKQLDGQATLKLDWKNPEAQSLVLDTRDLKIAKIEALAADGKATPLKYALAPRDKQLGSKLTITAPKHPARVRIVYTTAPTATGLQWLTPAQTADKKLPFMFSQSESIHARSWVPLQDSPAIRFTYDARVKAPKDVRVVMSAINDAKHPLDGDFKFDQPHPIPSYLLAIGAGDIAVKETGPRSAVYAEPSVVDKAAHEFEDTEKLIATTEQLYGPYAWGRYDILVLPPSFPYGGMENPNMTFATPTVLVGDKSLVSLVSHELAHSWSGNLVTSAAWRDIWLNEGFTTYVQGRITEAVYGKPLADEEALLSARALQKGIGEMPANSQKLAPDPRGVGADDSLSDVAYDKGSWFLRTLEQRFGRENFDNYLKGYFAHFAWHSITTEQMLDYMKPNLIEKYPGKMSWDEVKAWVYGEGIPKDAPLPESPRFNAIDKERSDFLAGSLAAGSLDAKGWNTQEWMYFLDRLPDAPPLAKMQELDAAWHLTGTPNAEIGMRWYSHAIAAGDRAVWNAAAEHMTRIGRMYLTTPLYRAFVKTPEGLAYAEQVYAKAKDGYHPLTQQVVENIIAKAKKAK; this is encoded by the coding sequence ATGCGACTTCTTCCCGCCTTCGCCTTCGGCGCATTGATCCTGCCGCTGGCCGCTTACGCCAACGATCCGAATTCCTACGCGCAGCCCGATCAGGTGCGGGTGACCCATCTGGATCTGGACCTCACGATCGACTTTCCGCACAAGCAGCTCGACGGCCAGGCCACGCTGAAGCTGGACTGGAAGAATCCCGAGGCGCAGTCGCTGGTGCTGGACACGCGCGACCTGAAGATCGCGAAGATCGAGGCGCTGGCCGCCGACGGCAAGGCCACGCCGCTGAAGTACGCACTGGCCCCGCGCGACAAGCAGCTGGGCAGCAAGCTGACGATCACCGCGCCGAAGCACCCGGCGCGGGTGCGCATCGTCTACACCACCGCGCCGACCGCCACCGGCCTGCAGTGGCTGACCCCGGCGCAGACGGCGGACAAGAAGCTGCCCTTCATGTTCTCGCAGTCCGAATCGATCCACGCCCGCTCGTGGGTGCCGCTGCAGGATTCGCCGGCGATCCGCTTCACCTACGACGCCCGCGTGAAGGCGCCGAAGGACGTGCGCGTGGTGATGAGCGCGATCAACGACGCGAAGCATCCGCTGGACGGCGACTTCAAGTTCGACCAGCCGCATCCGATCCCGTCCTACCTGCTGGCGATCGGCGCCGGCGACATCGCAGTGAAGGAAACCGGACCGCGTTCGGCCGTCTATGCCGAGCCGTCGGTGGTCGACAAGGCCGCGCATGAATTCGAGGACACCGAGAAGCTGATCGCCACCACCGAACAGCTGTACGGCCCGTATGCCTGGGGCCGCTACGACATCCTGGTGCTGCCGCCGTCGTTCCCGTACGGCGGCATGGAAAACCCCAACATGACGTTCGCCACGCCGACCGTGCTGGTCGGCGACAAGAGCCTGGTCTCGCTGGTTTCGCACGAGCTGGCGCACTCGTGGTCGGGCAACCTGGTGACGTCCGCCGCGTGGCGCGACATCTGGCTCAACGAGGGTTTCACCACCTACGTGCAGGGCCGCATCACCGAGGCGGTGTACGGCAAGCCGCTGGCCGACGAGGAGGCGCTGCTGTCGGCGCGCGCGTTGCAGAAGGGCATCGGCGAGATGCCCGCCAACTCGCAGAAGCTGGCGCCCGATCCGCGCGGCGTGGGCGCCGACGATTCGCTGTCCGACGTGGCCTACGACAAGGGCTCGTGGTTCCTGCGCACGCTGGAGCAGCGCTTCGGCCGCGAGAACTTCGACAACTACCTGAAGGGCTACTTCGCCCACTTCGCCTGGCACAGCATCACCACCGAGCAGATGCTCGACTACATGAAGCCGAACCTGATCGAGAAGTATCCCGGCAAGATGAGCTGGGACGAGGTGAAGGCCTGGGTCTACGGCGAAGGCATCCCGAAGGATGCGCCGCTGCCCGAGTCCCCGCGCTTCAACGCGATCGACAAGGAACGCAGCGACTTCCTCGCCGGCTCGCTGGCCGCAGGCTCGCTCGATGCGAAGGGCTGGAACACCCAGGAGTGGATGTACTTCCTCGACCGCCTGCCGGACGCGCCGCCGCTGGCGAAGATGCAGGAACTGGACGCCGCCTGGCATCTCACCGGCACGCCGAACGCGGAAATCGGCATGCGCTGGTACAGCCACGCGATTGCCGCCGGCGACAGGGCCGTGTGGAACGCCGCCGCCGAACACATGACCCGGATCGGCCGCATGTACCTCACCACCCCGCTGTACCGGGCCTTCGTGAAAACGCCCGAAGGGCTGGCCTATGCCGAGCAGGTCTACGCGAAGGCGAAGGACGGCTACCACCCGCTGACCCAGCAGGTGGTGGAGAACATCATCGCCAAGGCGAAGAAGGCGAAGTAA
- a CDS encoding glutathione S-transferase family protein — MLTLYDYLPSQNAWKVRQLLHHLDRPYRTVPVSIFEGEGQSVEYRRISPTGTVPAIELDDGRVLAESNAILMYLADGTPYLPDDAFGRARVQQWLCFEQERVESVIGALRHWTMTGKLARRPAELIVTKRHAAARTLAILENELATRPFIAGGDYGIADISLFAYASRAEEADLSLQAYPHFRAWVARVQAQPGFLVKMHPYAIDPHSARELP; from the coding sequence ATGCTGACCCTGTACGACTACCTCCCCTCTCAGAACGCCTGGAAGGTGCGCCAGTTGCTGCATCATCTCGATCGGCCGTACCGCACGGTGCCGGTCAGCATCTTCGAGGGCGAGGGCCAAAGCGTGGAATACCGGCGCATCAGTCCAACCGGCACGGTGCCGGCGATCGAGCTGGACGATGGTCGGGTGCTGGCCGAGTCGAATGCGATCCTGATGTATCTCGCCGACGGCACTCCGTACCTGCCGGATGATGCGTTCGGCCGCGCCAGGGTGCAGCAGTGGTTGTGCTTCGAGCAGGAGCGGGTGGAGTCGGTGATCGGCGCGCTGCGGCACTGGACGATGACCGGCAAGCTGGCACGTCGCCCGGCGGAACTGATCGTGACGAAACGCCACGCCGCCGCGCGCACGCTGGCGATCCTGGAGAACGAGCTGGCGACGCGGCCGTTCATCGCCGGCGGCGATTACGGCATCGCCGACATCTCTCTGTTCGCCTACGCCAGTCGCGCGGAAGAAGCCGACCTGTCGTTGCAGGCATACCCGCATTTTCGCGCATGGGTGGCGCGGGTGCAGGCGCAGCCGGGCTTCCTCGTGAAGATGCATCCGTACGCGATCGACCCGCATTCGGCACGCGAACTGCCCTGA
- a CDS encoding DUF2269 domain-containing protein: MNAYVLLKTVHILSSTLLFGTGLGTAFFMWFTHRSGQLPAIAVATRLTVRADFLFTTPAVIVQPLSGYLLMRLMGFDLHTPWLQAAIALYLLAGACWLPVVWLQWRARNLAAAALRNGTALPPTYHRCMRTWFALGWPAFLAVIATFWLMVAKPTLWG; encoded by the coding sequence ATGAATGCCTACGTGCTGCTGAAAACCGTGCACATCCTCTCCTCCACCCTGCTGTTCGGCACCGGACTGGGCACCGCCTTCTTCATGTGGTTCACCCACCGCAGCGGCCAGCTCCCCGCCATCGCGGTGGCCACGCGGCTGACCGTACGCGCGGACTTCCTGTTCACCACCCCGGCGGTGATCGTGCAGCCGCTGTCCGGCTACCTGCTGATGCGCCTGATGGGTTTCGACCTGCACACGCCGTGGCTGCAGGCCGCCATCGCGCTATACCTGCTGGCCGGCGCCTGCTGGCTGCCGGTGGTCTGGCTGCAATGGCGCGCGCGCAACCTCGCCGCCGCCGCACTGCGCAACGGCACCGCCCTGCCGCCGACCTACCATCGCTGCATGCGCACCTGGTTTGCGCTGGGCTGGCCGGCCTTCCTCGCCGTGATCGCCACGTTCTGGTTGATGGTGGCGAAGCCGACGCTGTGGGGTTGA
- a CDS encoding NAD(P)H-binding protein, translating to MRVLVTGAYGFIGAHIVAALVAAGHDVVCAVRGARLDTRFPRLDAIACDMARDVRSEDWLPRLAGIEAVVNCAGILRERGADGYAAVHEQAPQALFRACVQAGVRRVIQVSALGDPADGEFIASKHRADAALATLELDWLVLRPSLVYSAHGSYGGSSLLRAQAGLPGLLPLPGRGAQPLQPIAAEDVGLAVVAALTRPQVAREMLELVGPEVLTLRDYLLAWRRWLGFGHAYALAVPMPLVRMACALGEHLGNGPLGNTIGRMLERGNVGTVDAVARLRERLGLQPRTLQRALAEASSHVQDRWHARLYFCLPLLRVSMALLWIGSGVVGWLTPATDVVAAAPGSSLAAGSLLALAHITASADLLLGTLCLLRWRPHLVLGLMLAMLLGYTFGIGIAWPVHWLDPFGGLLKNLPLIAALALLLATEERR from the coding sequence ATGCGCGTGCTGGTCACCGGCGCCTACGGCTTCATCGGCGCGCACATCGTGGCGGCGCTGGTCGCTGCCGGACATGACGTCGTCTGCGCCGTGCGCGGCGCGCGCCTCGACACGCGTTTCCCCAGACTCGACGCGATCGCCTGCGACATGGCCCGCGACGTGCGCAGCGAGGACTGGCTGCCCCGCCTCGCCGGTATCGAGGCGGTGGTCAACTGTGCAGGCATCCTGCGCGAGCGCGGCGCCGACGGTTACGCGGCGGTGCACGAGCAGGCGCCGCAGGCCCTGTTCCGCGCCTGCGTGCAGGCCGGCGTGCGACGGGTGATCCAGGTCTCCGCACTGGGCGATCCCGCCGACGGCGAGTTCATCGCCTCCAAGCATCGTGCCGATGCGGCGCTGGCCACTCTGGAACTGGACTGGCTGGTGCTGCGCCCGTCGCTGGTCTACAGCGCACATGGCTCGTACGGCGGCAGTTCGCTGCTGCGTGCGCAGGCCGGGCTGCCCGGCCTGCTGCCCCTACCCGGCCGCGGCGCGCAGCCGCTGCAGCCGATCGCCGCCGAAGACGTCGGCCTGGCCGTCGTCGCGGCGCTGACCCGGCCGCAAGTCGCCCGCGAGATGCTCGAACTGGTCGGCCCCGAGGTGCTGACCCTGCGCGACTACCTGCTGGCCTGGCGACGCTGGCTCGGCTTCGGGCACGCGTACGCGCTCGCCGTGCCAATGCCGCTGGTGCGAATGGCCTGCGCGCTGGGCGAACATCTCGGCAACGGCCCGCTCGGCAACACCATCGGGCGCATGCTGGAACGCGGCAACGTGGGCACCGTCGATGCCGTCGCCCGCCTGCGCGAGCGCCTCGGCCTGCAGCCACGAACGCTGCAACGCGCGCTGGCCGAAGCGTCCAGCCACGTGCAGGACCGCTGGCATGCGCGGTTGTACTTCTGCCTGCCGCTGCTGCGCGTGTCGATGGCCTTGCTGTGGATCGGTTCGGGCGTGGTCGGCTGGCTGACCCCGGCAACCGACGTGGTGGCCGCCGCGCCCGGCAGTTCACTCGCGGCCGGCAGCCTGCTCGCGCTGGCGCACATCACCGCCAGCGCCGACCTGCTGCTGGGCACGCTGTGCCTGCTGCGCTGGCGGCCGCATCTCGTGCTGGGCCTGATGCTGGCGATGCTGCTCGGCTACACCTTCGGCATCGGCATCGCCTGGCCCGTCCACTGGCTGGACCCGTTCGGCGGCCTGCTGAAGAACCTGCCGCTGATCGCGGCACTGGCGCTGTTGCTGGCGACGGAAGAACGCCGATGA
- the pip gene encoding prolyl aminopeptidase, with protein MRDFYPAIEPYQTHRLAVDAIHTLHVEECGNPDGLPVVFLHGGPGAGLSAYHRRFFDPARYRIVLFDQRGAGQSTPFAELTDNTTWHLVADIETIREHLGIERWVVFGGSWGSTLALAYAQTHPERVLGLVLRGIFLGREPELRWFNEVDGGASQIFPERWARFLAFIPEAERDSMLEAYWRRLTSNDEATRLAAAQAWSAWEGGSTTLLHDPHGGGDFEDPHKAVSLAIMEAHYFRHRIFLEPNQLLRDIERIRHIPATIVHGRYDIICPMTSAYDLSQAWPEADLHVVLAGHSAADPAIVDQLVQATDRLADRYA; from the coding sequence ATGCGCGACTTCTACCCCGCCATCGAGCCCTACCAGACCCATCGCCTCGCCGTCGACGCGATCCACACCCTGCACGTCGAGGAATGCGGCAACCCTGACGGCTTGCCGGTGGTGTTCCTGCACGGCGGCCCCGGTGCCGGCCTGTCCGCCTATCACCGTCGCTTCTTCGACCCGGCGCGCTACCGCATCGTGCTGTTCGACCAGCGCGGCGCCGGGCAATCCACGCCGTTCGCCGAACTCACCGACAACACCACCTGGCACCTGGTCGCCGACATCGAGACGATCCGCGAACACCTAGGCATCGAGCGCTGGGTGGTGTTCGGCGGCTCGTGGGGTTCCACCCTGGCGCTGGCCTATGCGCAGACGCATCCGGAGCGCGTGCTCGGCCTGGTGCTGCGCGGGATCTTCCTCGGCCGCGAACCGGAACTGCGCTGGTTCAACGAAGTCGATGGCGGCGCTTCGCAGATCTTCCCCGAACGCTGGGCGCGCTTCCTCGCCTTCATTCCCGAAGCCGAGCGCGACTCGATGCTGGAAGCGTACTGGCGCCGGCTCACCAGCAATGACGAGGCGACCCGGCTTGCCGCAGCACAGGCGTGGAGCGCATGGGAAGGCGGCAGCACCACCTTGCTGCACGATCCCCACGGCGGTGGCGACTTCGAGGACCCGCACAAGGCGGTCAGCCTGGCGATCATGGAAGCGCACTACTTCCGCCACCGCATCTTCCTCGAACCGAACCAGCTGCTGCGCGACATCGAGCGCATCCGGCACATCCCCGCCACCATCGTGCACGGCCGCTACGACATCATCTGCCCGATGACGAGCGCATACGACCTCAGCCAGGCCTGGCCCGAGGCGGACCTGCACGTGGTGCTGGCCGGCCACAGCGCCGCCGACCCGGCGATCGTCGACCAGCTGGTGCAGGCGACGGATCGGCTGGCCGACCGCTACGCCTGA